The Magnolia sinica isolate HGM2019 chromosome 10, MsV1, whole genome shotgun sequence genome includes a window with the following:
- the LOC131217454 gene encoding large ribosomal subunit protein P3-like has product MGVFTFVCRSSGEKWNGKQLSGDLEASASSTFELQRSLVKAALSTDSSGGVQSSFSMITPSSAVFQVIIGGGGGGGAFIGGGAATATSSAGGAAAAEATPAEEKKEEKEESDDDMGFSLFD; this is encoded by the exons ATGGGAGTATTCACGTTCGTGTGCCGGAGCTCGGGCGAGAAATGGAACGGAAAGCAGCTGTCGGGAGATCTGGAAGCTTCTGCTTCTTCCACCTTTGAGCTGCAGAGGAGTCTCGTCAAAGCTGCCCTCTCTACCGATTCCTCTGGTGGGGTCCAGTCCTCTTTCTCCATGATCACCCCGTCCTCTGCCGTTTTCCAG GTGATTATTGGTGGAGGTGGTGGGGGTGGCGCTTTCATTGGTGGTGGAGCTGCCACTGCTACAAGTTCTGCTGGCGGAGCAGCCGCTGCTGAAGCGACTCCAGcagaggagaagaaggaagagaaagaggagagcgATGATGACATGGGATTCTCCCTCTTTGATTAG